DNA from Rhodobacteraceae bacterium M382:
AGCGTCACACGACGATGCGCCCCATCCCCAAGGTTGGACAACGCGCGAATCTCGCCGCTAAAAGCTTGTCCCAGGTAGCGCCCCTGAACCCGCTGCCCGACATGCAGCTCCATCCGGTTTGTGCTCCGGGCCCTCAGCGTATTCCAGTCCCGCGCGCCATATTGGTGCGCCACCAACTCCAACGCCGCGCTATGCGTGATCACGGTGCCCGTGCTTTGCAATCGCGCGCGCAGCCGTTTGGCCTGCGATTTAAGATCCTCCACAGGAGGAGCATTTTGTGAATCTGTCATCCGTCGCCTCGTTTCAGCGGCATGTCTGTGTCAGACGGAGCTTGCATTGCCATCCAGTCGCATGCCTGCATTCAGAGCTACGAAGGGTGTCATATCAAACGGGTTTCACCATCGCCAAAAGGGCGCGCAAGCGGCAGGGACCCGGCCCTGCCCCCGTTTACGGTCATGTCGCCACCACCGTCAACCCCTTCCCCCTTGATCTCAAGGTGGCTTGAGATGCCAGTCTGGCCCCGACTCATCATTGACGCTGCCCAAAGGATTCGTGCCCCATGCCTGCCATCTCGAACATCACCGGCCTGTTTGAAACCCACCTGCCTGTTGCCGATCTTGATCGCTCGATCCAATTCTACCGCGACCGGATCGGGTTACAGCTGGCTCGCGTTGTCCCGGACAGGAATGTCGCCTTCCTTTGGGTCGCTGGCCCGGAACAGGGGATGCTGGGGCTTTGGGGCGGTCAGGCCGGGCCGCTGCGCATGACCCTGCACTTTGCGTTTCGACTCGCTCTGTCAGAGCTTGTTGACCTGCCGGACCGGCTCGGTGCGCGCGGCATTCAGCCCTTGGGGTTTCACGCTGAACCGGTTGTCGAACCTGTGGTGATCGGCTGGATGCCGGCCGCGTCGGTCTATTGCAAAGACCCCGATGGCCATTCGGTGGAGTTTCTCAGCCCCCTCCGCGATCCGGCAGACGATGATTTCGGCATTGGCCCTCTGTCGCACTGGCGCGCGCGGCATCGGTGAAATTCGCCGATGCTCTGGCCTTGGGCGACAGTCCAGCCTACACAGGTCACACCACACCCAGCCAAAGACACCCCGATGATCACCACCCGCCTTCACGGCCGCCTCGGCAACCAGATGTTTCAATATGCTGCCGCCGCCGGTCTGGCTGCGCGCCACGGCGTGCCGGTCGCCCTGGACAGCCGCGAGGCCATTGCCAACGGCGAAGGCGTGCTGACGCGGGTGTTCGACCTGCCTTTGGTGGCCCCCGATCGCCTGCCCCCGCTCAAGACCCACAACCCGCTGCGCTATGCGGTGTGGCGCAAAACCGGCGGGGCACCGCGATTTCGGCGTGAAACCGGCTTGGGGTACAATGCCGCAATCACCGGATATGACGACGGGTGTTACCTGCACGGATACTGGCAAAGCGAAGCCTACTTCGCCCATATCGCCGATCAGATCCGCCGCGATTTCACCTTTCCCCTGCTCGGCGATCCGCAAAACATCGCGATGGCCGACCGGATCACCTCCACCCCATCCGTGTCACTGCACGTGCGGCGTGGTGACTACCTGACACTCAACGCCCATGTGCTGTGTGATCAATCCTATTACGAGGCCGCCCTGACCCGCATCGTTCAGGGCCTGGACACCGACCCGACGGTCTATGTGTTTTCCGACGATCCACAATGGGCCAAGGACAACCTGCCGCTGCCTTTTGACAAAGTGGTGGTGGATTTCAACGGGCCGGACGCCGATTACGAAGACATGCGCCTGATGTCGATGTGCCAACACAACATCATCGGCAACAGCTCGTTTTCCTGGTGGGCGGCCTGGCTGAACCGCAACCCGGACAAACGGGTGGCAGGACCAGCCCGCTGGTTCGGAGACCCCAAATTGTCAAACCCGGACATCCTGCCAAACGACTGGTTCAGAATCGATCCCTGATCTCCCCTCAACCCGGCGTAGGGTGCGTGCTTGCACGCACCTCCCGATCAGATCAATTGCTCAAACCAGCCTCGGCTTCGATCTGCTTGCGCGATTTGCGGGCCCGTTCGGTGGCCGACTTCAGTTGCCCACAGGCCGCCAGGATATCCTCCCCCCGCGGGGTGCGGATCGGCGAGGCATAGCCCGCCTTGTAGATGATATCGGCAAAGGCATGGATGCGGTTGTTGGAGGACCGCTTATAGGGCGATCCGGGCCACTCATTGAACGGGATCAGGTTCACCTTGGCAGGAATGCCCTCAATCAGCTCGACCAATCGCTGGGCATCTTCCTTGCTGTCGTTCACATGATCCAGCATCACGTATTCAAACGTGATGCGCTCGGAATTGGTCAGCCGCGGATAGGCGCGCAACACCTCGAGCAGCGCCGCGATGTTCCAGCGTTTGTTGATCGGAACCAATTTGTCCCGCACCTCGTCTGTGGTCGCGTGAAAGGACACCGCCAGCAAACAGCCGATCTCTTCGGCGGTGCGGGCAATTTCCGGCACCACACCGGATGTCGACAATGTGATCCGGCGGCGGCTCAACTGGATGCCTTCGGGATCCATGACGATCTTCATCGCGTCACGCACATTGTCAAAATTATACAGCGGCTCGCCCATGCCCATCAGCACGATGTTGGACAACAGACGGGTTTCATCCTTTGGCGCACCGGGCACCGGCCATTCGTCCAGATCATCCCGCGCCATCATCACCTGCCCGACAATCTCGGATGCGTT
Protein-coding regions in this window:
- a CDS encoding VOC family protein, producing the protein MPAISNITGLFETHLPVADLDRSIQFYRDRIGLQLARVVPDRNVAFLWVAGPEQGMLGLWGGQAGPLRMTLHFAFRLALSELVDLPDRLGARGIQPLGFHAEPVVEPVVIGWMPAASVYCKDPDGHSVEFLSPLRDPADDDFGIGPLSHWRARHR
- a CDS encoding alpha-1,2-fucosyltransferase — protein: MITTRLHGRLGNQMFQYAAAAGLAARHGVPVALDSREAIANGEGVLTRVFDLPLVAPDRLPPLKTHNPLRYAVWRKTGGAPRFRRETGLGYNAAITGYDDGCYLHGYWQSEAYFAHIADQIRRDFTFPLLGDPQNIAMADRITSTPSVSLHVRRGDYLTLNAHVLCDQSYYEAALTRIVQGLDTDPTVYVFSDDPQWAKDNLPLPFDKVVVDFNGPDADYEDMRLMSMCQHNIIGNSSFSWWAAWLNRNPDKRVAGPARWFGDPKLSNPDILPNDWFRIDP
- the rlmN gene encoding 23S rRNA (adenine(2503)-C(2))-methyltransferase RlmN, which translates into the protein MTADAPITQDVLTLPRKMPEGGKINLVGLTRDAMRETLIANGTPEKQAKMRVGQIWQWIYQWGKRDFGEMTNLAKAYRADLAEKFVIEIPEVVSKQVSTDGTRKYLVRIAGGHEVEVVYIPEEGRGTLCISSQVGCTLTCSFCHTGTQKLVRNLNASEIVGQVMMARDDLDEWPVPGAPKDETRLLSNIVLMGMGEPLYNFDNVRDAMKIVMDPEGIQLSRRRITLSTSGVVPEIARTAEEIGCLLAVSFHATTDEVRDKLVPINKRWNIAALLEVLRAYPRLTNSERITFEYVMLDHVNDSKEDAQRLVELIEGIPAKVNLIPFNEWPGSPYKRSSNNRIHAFADIIYKAGYASPIRTPRGEDILAACGQLKSATERARKSRKQIEAEAGLSN